The following proteins are encoded in a genomic region of Protaetiibacter sp. SSC-01:
- a CDS encoding DUF177 domain-containing protein translates to MPAHKNPYLVPVHDLMHRPGEMRERVLEFDAPERLGEAVAFVKEGTRIRIDLRLEGLHDGILVTGDVDTTADGECVRCLDPVELPLEVEFQELFAYSEDEAFDFAIRDDHVDLESVVRDAVVLALPFQPVCRPDCPGLDPTTGEKLEDGAVTQDREVTDPRWAALEGFRPSTTDTE, encoded by the coding sequence GTGCCTGCACACAAGAACCCCTACCTCGTGCCCGTGCACGACCTCATGCACCGCCCCGGCGAGATGCGTGAGCGCGTGCTCGAGTTCGACGCGCCCGAGCGCCTCGGAGAGGCCGTCGCCTTCGTGAAGGAGGGCACGCGCATCCGCATCGACCTGCGTCTCGAGGGCCTGCACGACGGCATCCTCGTCACGGGCGACGTCGACACGACGGCCGACGGCGAGTGCGTGCGCTGCCTCGACCCCGTCGAGCTCCCGCTCGAAGTCGAATTCCAGGAGCTTTTCGCGTATTCTGAGGACGAAGCTTTCGACTTCGCGATTCGAGACGACCACGTGGATCTCGAATCCGTCGTGCGGGATGCGGTGGTGCTGGCACTGCCGTTCCAGCCGGTCTGCCGACCGGACTGCCCCGGTCTCGACCCCACCACGGGGGAGAAGCTGGAGGACGGTGCCGTGACGCAGGACCGCGAGGTGACCGACCCCCGGTGGGCCGCGCTCGAGGGCTTCCGCCCCAGCACCACCGACACCGAATAG
- the rpmF gene encoding 50S ribosomal protein L32, with protein sequence MAVPKRRQSRANTHARRSQWKASVPTLVKTVENGKVTYSLPHRAKVVEDSVGTPLYLEYKGRKVADV encoded by the coding sequence ATGGCCGTTCCCAAGCGCCGCCAGTCGCGTGCCAACACGCACGCCCGCCGTTCGCAGTGGAAGGCGTCCGTGCCGACCCTCGTGAAGACCGTCGAGAACGGCAAGGTCACCTACAGCCTCCCGCACCGTGCCAAGGTCGTCGAGGACTCGGTCGGCACCCCCCTGTACCTCGAGTACAAGGGCCGGAAGGTCGCCGACGTCTGA